In one Brevibacillus composti genomic region, the following are encoded:
- a CDS encoding IS256 family transposase: MAQYQITVDSQLLHQLFLGNSQDSGVAKLLESVLNQVLQAQATEQLGAEPYERTDERQAYRNGTYPHQLTTRVGTITLRVPRIRGGKFSTELFARYQRSEQALVLALMEMVVNGVSTRKVAQITEELCGTEFSKSTVSDLCKRLDPIVNAWNNRPLHDSSFPFVIVDALYLKVREEGRVRSRGALIGIGVNADGYREVLGVMLGDSESEASWSEFFGWLKSRGLKGVDLIVSDDHGGLVRAIRRNFQGVTWQRCQTHFMRNILDATPKSLQDEIHSRIRPILEAPDAKTARMLLEKVLEEYETKAPKAMAVLEAGFEDVTAVLALPEKYRKRLRTTNPMERLNEEIRRRERVIRIFPNRESAIRLIGALLMETDEKWASGKKYLDMTEYLEWRQGQSPISSHTKVTRIG, encoded by the coding sequence ATGGCTCAATACCAGATTACCGTAGATTCGCAACTTTTGCATCAGCTTTTTCTCGGCAATTCACAGGATTCGGGAGTGGCCAAGTTGTTGGAATCCGTATTGAACCAAGTCTTGCAGGCACAGGCGACCGAACAGTTGGGGGCGGAACCCTACGAACGGACAGATGAGCGTCAAGCATATCGAAATGGTACATACCCACACCAATTGACTACACGTGTCGGTACGATCACGCTTCGTGTCCCTCGCATTCGCGGCGGGAAGTTCTCCACCGAGTTGTTCGCCCGTTATCAACGCAGCGAACAGGCACTGGTGCTGGCTCTCATGGAGATGGTCGTCAACGGTGTGTCTACCCGTAAGGTGGCCCAGATCACAGAAGAATTGTGCGGTACGGAGTTTTCCAAATCGACCGTGTCCGATCTGTGCAAACGGTTGGATCCTATCGTGAACGCCTGGAACAACCGTCCGCTACACGATTCTTCGTTCCCCTTTGTCATCGTCGATGCCCTGTACCTGAAAGTACGCGAAGAAGGGCGGGTGCGGTCACGGGGCGCTCTCATCGGGATCGGTGTCAATGCCGATGGATACCGGGAGGTATTGGGCGTTATGCTCGGCGACAGCGAGTCGGAGGCCAGCTGGAGCGAATTTTTTGGCTGGCTGAAAAGCCGTGGGCTTAAAGGCGTCGATCTGATTGTGTCGGATGACCATGGAGGGTTGGTTCGAGCCATCCGCAGGAACTTCCAAGGGGTGACCTGGCAGCGATGCCAGACGCACTTCATGCGCAACATTCTTGACGCCACACCCAAATCCTTGCAGGACGAGATTCATAGCCGGATTCGCCCCATTCTGGAGGCACCGGATGCAAAGACGGCACGGATGCTGTTAGAGAAGGTACTGGAGGAGTATGAAACGAAAGCGCCGAAGGCCATGGCTGTCCTGGAAGCAGGCTTCGAAGATGTCACAGCCGTCTTGGCATTACCGGAAAAGTACCGCAAGCGTCTTCGCACCACCAATCCGATGGAGCGGTTGAATGAGGAAATCCGCCGCCGTGAACGCGTGATTCGGATTTTTCCGAATCGAGAGTCTGCCATCCGCTTGATAGGGGCCTTGCTCATGGAAACGGACGAGAAATGGGCTAGCGGCAAAAAGTATTTGGACATGACAGAATATCTTGAATGGCGTCAAGGACAATCCCCAATCTCCTCCCATACCAAAGTCACTCGCATCGGCTAA
- a CDS encoding GDYXXLXY domain-containing protein, translating into MRLPWVRLGYLLGIACFLSAVLYFFASNWPAMDRGERIGVCTGMLLLFYLTSYAGHLLWKRHLFLSNWLLAAGGLAFGICVALLGQVYNSHADSYLLFAVWLLPNLLFALITRYQPYYVISYVLVHLTVYFYLEPSVVLAAHGEEFAYWMYLGIACFNALLFGLTARGLLPSRPVYYLSFAVLQFALFISAFADVYGAMPEILYLLAFAGLFAYFLKVRPHRGFLIATAAAGAVFILGKFFLFLIEHFSEGLLWLGLMLAAGLVWGSVAALKWVRQSGQPEGSIWQRAFREAIVVLVTVVASLIGTVCLVILLALMLEGEGVDYVVFCLSAGAFIAPVVFNKQIQDTVRYTLLTMGYLMGAGSSLMISHDYFAGIPFFWTVFLLVLAFVWVKLPELWARLLTQLAFVLVLYFGLESVLPGKFWPWLIISLFQLAMYFVPGQQTLVRRSALVYGLYAFLLLAETAHGIGYAIANIAFFLFATGMMYGAHGRGERGEAGIVLLFWFGFLVSKYYDLLWSLLHKSISLLGLSLLFFGVSFWLDQRQKSLPDRQERAIFSRRRIALLLVILLQFGMIGYQVWNSEAILAHGKTVKLELAPVDPRSLLQGDYVQLSYAISRIDEVVDERQSARVRVVLRKGEDDVYVYSGYHQVEGRWNQAYQPAPDDVIINGRAVGGDRVAYGIENFFVPEGTGLDVERSANYAYVRIGESGDAIVERLAEE; encoded by the coding sequence TTGAGACTGCCTTGGGTGCGACTGGGCTATTTGCTCGGCATCGCCTGTTTCCTGTCGGCCGTTCTGTACTTCTTTGCCTCCAACTGGCCGGCGATGGACAGGGGGGAACGGATTGGCGTATGTACAGGCATGCTTCTGCTCTTTTATTTGACATCATACGCGGGTCATCTTTTATGGAAAAGACATCTCTTTTTAAGCAATTGGCTGCTGGCAGCGGGCGGGCTGGCTTTTGGCATTTGCGTGGCCTTGCTTGGACAGGTGTACAACTCACATGCGGACAGCTATCTGCTTTTCGCGGTATGGCTGCTCCCCAATCTCCTGTTTGCGCTTATCACCAGGTACCAGCCTTATTATGTGATCAGCTATGTGCTTGTTCATCTTACCGTCTATTTTTATCTGGAGCCATCGGTCGTCCTTGCTGCGCATGGCGAAGAATTCGCCTACTGGATGTACCTGGGCATCGCCTGCTTCAATGCCCTTCTTTTCGGACTGACAGCGCGGGGATTGCTCCCGTCTCGTCCGGTCTACTACCTTTCTTTTGCAGTTCTCCAATTCGCCCTGTTCATCAGTGCCTTTGCTGACGTCTACGGCGCGATGCCGGAGATCCTCTATCTGTTGGCATTCGCGGGGCTATTTGCTTATTTTCTGAAGGTGCGCCCCCATCGTGGGTTTCTCATCGCCACAGCTGCAGCAGGAGCCGTGTTTATTCTCGGGAAGTTCTTTTTGTTTCTCATTGAGCATTTTTCAGAGGGCTTATTGTGGCTGGGCTTAATGTTGGCTGCCGGTCTCGTCTGGGGGTCGGTGGCCGCTCTCAAATGGGTGCGCCAGTCCGGCCAGCCGGAGGGCAGTATCTGGCAGCGTGCCTTTCGCGAGGCGATCGTCGTCCTGGTGACAGTGGTAGCCTCCCTGATCGGTACCGTCTGTCTCGTGATCTTGCTGGCGCTGATGCTGGAGGGGGAGGGCGTCGATTACGTAGTCTTTTGCTTGTCCGCTGGCGCCTTTATTGCGCCCGTAGTTTTTAACAAGCAGATTCAGGATACGGTCCGGTACACGCTTCTGACGATGGGCTATTTGATGGGAGCCGGTTCATCGCTGATGATCTCTCATGATTATTTTGCGGGGATTCCCTTTTTCTGGACGGTATTTTTGCTCGTATTGGCATTCGTCTGGGTAAAGCTGCCGGAGCTGTGGGCCCGGCTGCTGACTCAGCTAGCATTTGTGCTGGTGCTTTACTTTGGGCTGGAGTCGGTGCTGCCCGGAAAATTTTGGCCGTGGCTGATTATCAGCCTCTTTCAGCTCGCGATGTACTTCGTCCCCGGCCAGCAGACGCTTGTGCGCCGAAGCGCGCTGGTATACGGGCTGTACGCCTTTCTCCTGCTGGCCGAAACCGCACATGGCATAGGCTATGCCATCGCCAATATCGCCTTCTTCCTGTTTGCCACGGGGATGATGTACGGGGCGCACGGGAGGGGAGAGAGAGGAGAGGCAGGCATCGTCCTCTTGTTCTGGTTCGGTTTTCTGGTCAGCAAATATTACGATTTGCTCTGGAGCTTGCTGCATAAGTCGATCAGTCTGCTCGGGCTCAGCCTGCTTTTCTTCGGCGTCAGTTTTTGGCTCGACCAGAGGCAGAAATCCCTTCCGGACAGACAGGAGCGGGCGATTTTTTCCCGCCGCCGGATCGCTCTTCTGCTCGTCATCCTGCTTCAGTTTGGGATGATCGGCTATCAGGTATGGAACAGCGAAGCGATTCTCGCCCACGGAAAAACAGTCAAGCTGGAACTGGCTCCCGTAGATCCGCGGTCGCTTTTGCAGGGAGATTATGTCCAGCTCAGCTATGCGATTTCGCGAATCGACGAGGTTGTTGATGAACGGCAATCCGCTCGCGTGCGCGTGGTGCTGCGCAAAGGCGAAGATGATGTGTACGTCTACAGCGGCTATCATCAAGTGGAAGGAAGATGGAATCAGGCGTATCAACCGGCTCCGGATGATGTCATCATCAACGGTCGGGCGGTCGGCGGCGACCGGGTGGCGTACGGCATCGAGAACTTTTTTGTTCCGGAGGGAACGGGGCTGGATGTGGAAAGGTCGGCGAATTATGCGTACGTCCGGATAGGAGAAAGCGGCGACGCGATCGTGGAGCGGCTGGCCGAGGAATAG
- a CDS encoding DUF3991 domain-containing protein, which yields MSYVSKEQIERAKSLDLLTYLHMWEPTELVRCSRNVYTTRTHDSLKISNGKWYWWSRGIGGRSALDYLIKVRGLSFSDAVLQIDGVDSGSAPTFTQSLQQRFSPVRFELPKSNHTSYRVMAYLSKRGIHRTLIDYCLETGRLYESRRYHNAVFVGFDQEGTPRYAAIRGTTSTRYMGEAAGSDKRFSFSIPALGNATELHLFESVIDLLSFCTLKHLADRDWRQVHKLSLAGIYRPKTEGEDPTPPAALMQYLQCFPR from the coding sequence ATGAGCTATGTAAGCAAGGAACAGATCGAACGTGCAAAAAGTCTAGATTTGCTCACGTATTTGCATATGTGGGAGCCCACAGAACTGGTACGTTGCTCTCGCAATGTCTATACCACCCGGACACACGACAGTTTGAAAATTTCCAACGGCAAATGGTACTGGTGGTCAAGGGGGATCGGCGGACGCTCGGCGCTTGACTATTTGATCAAAGTGCGGGGCTTGTCTTTTTCCGATGCGGTGCTGCAAATCGATGGCGTTGATTCGGGCAGCGCACCTACATTTACGCAATCTTTGCAACAACGTTTTTCTCCTGTGCGGTTTGAGCTTCCCAAATCGAATCATACTTCGTATCGCGTCATGGCCTATCTCAGCAAACGCGGTATCCATCGCACGTTGATAGACTACTGTCTCGAAACGGGGCGATTGTATGAAAGCAGACGCTACCACAATGCGGTATTCGTCGGTTTTGACCAGGAAGGGACGCCGCGCTATGCGGCGATACGAGGTACGACAAGTACCCGTTATATGGGGGAAGCCGCTGGGAGCGACAAGCGGTTTTCGTTTTCTATTCCGGCCTTGGGAAACGCTACGGAACTGCATCTATTTGAGAGCGTCATTGATCTTTTATCCTTCTGTACGCTAAAACATCTCGCCGACCGGGATTGGCGGCAGGTGCATAAGCTGTCGCTGGCCGGAATATATAGGCCCAAGACAGAGGGGGAAGACCCTACTCCCCCGGCTGCCCTAATGCAGTACTTGCAGTGCTTCCCCAGGTGA
- a CDS encoding sensor histidine kinase: MISNWFSRHRPWKRDVFVHTQARLALQYSAIMMIFLSLFITIVYFLVDFAVFYEQEKQLHASTEQQVQAIKEALPEENLGDMELDDELNTIRESGKQFFYYFIEPDGQLIIGDEWNRRLQPELLEMVKDWIPGKREVRYESMTLSPPSYKRGDNAASNSHMAKERDIQLMMTGRAVYDNRQLVGFLYTGRDITFTYELTKRLLTVLIVLGILFLGVAVLLSYFMSKRAMIPIRQSFQRQKEFIADASHELRTPLSILHSSLDVFEMEDGEHLSDFSKNVLVNMKNEVKRMAKMVSDLLTLARSDTDRPDALIFEPFDLASSAGQLVHSTRTLAQQRNLHLHFHAPASLPMYGDPERIKQLLYILLDNAIKYTPPGGEIHLSLSKDLTDKHPVLLVKVRDSGIGIPPGHIDRIFDRFYRVEKNRSRQMGGMGLGLSIAKWIVEAHDGTISVSSAPGQGSTFTVSIPLTKKRT; this comes from the coding sequence TTGATTTCTAACTGGTTTTCGCGGCATCGCCCGTGGAAAAGGGACGTTTTTGTACATACGCAAGCCCGGTTGGCGCTCCAGTACAGCGCGATCATGATGATTTTTCTCTCCCTCTTCATCACGATCGTCTATTTTCTGGTCGATTTCGCTGTTTTCTATGAACAGGAAAAACAGCTGCATGCCAGCACGGAGCAGCAAGTCCAAGCCATCAAGGAAGCCCTGCCGGAAGAAAACCTGGGCGATATGGAGCTGGATGACGAGCTCAACACCATCCGGGAGAGCGGCAAGCAGTTTTTCTACTACTTCATAGAGCCGGACGGCCAGTTGATCATCGGTGACGAGTGGAATCGCCGGCTGCAGCCGGAGCTGCTGGAAATGGTAAAAGACTGGATACCGGGGAAGCGGGAAGTCCGCTATGAAAGCATGACGCTATCGCCCCCCTCCTACAAACGGGGAGACAATGCCGCGTCGAACAGCCATATGGCGAAAGAGCGGGATATTCAGCTGATGATGACCGGACGAGCCGTCTATGACAACAGGCAATTGGTCGGGTTCCTCTATACGGGACGGGATATTACGTTTACCTATGAGCTGACCAAGCGCCTGTTAACCGTGCTGATCGTGCTCGGCATTCTGTTCTTGGGCGTTGCCGTGTTGCTCAGCTACTTCATGTCCAAACGGGCGATGATCCCCATACGTCAATCCTTTCAAAGACAAAAGGAATTTATCGCCGACGCTTCCCATGAGCTGCGAACGCCGCTCAGCATCCTTCATTCCTCTCTGGATGTATTCGAGATGGAGGACGGAGAGCACCTCTCGGACTTTTCCAAAAACGTGCTGGTCAACATGAAGAACGAAGTGAAGCGAATGGCGAAAATGGTCAGCGATCTGCTCACCCTGGCACGCTCGGATACGGATCGGCCTGATGCCCTGATATTTGAACCGTTCGACCTCGCTTCGTCCGCCGGGCAGCTGGTCCACTCCACCCGCACGCTGGCGCAGCAGCGGAATCTGCATCTTCATTTTCATGCGCCTGCCTCCCTGCCGATGTACGGGGACCCGGAGAGGATCAAGCAGCTGCTCTATATCCTTCTGGACAATGCGATCAAATACACGCCTCCCGGGGGAGAGATCCACCTCAGTCTGTCCAAGGATTTGACGGACAAGCATCCTGTGCTGCTGGTAAAAGTACGGGACAGCGGTATCGGCATCCCGCCTGGCCATATCGACCGCATCTTTGACCGCTTCTATCGGGTAGAAAAAAACCGTTCCCGGCAAATGGGCGGAATGGGCCTGGGACTGTCGATCGCCAAGTGGATTGTCGAAGCCCATGACGGCACCATCTCCGTGTCCAGTGCGCCGGGACAAGGGAGCACTTTCACCGTCTCGATCCCGCTCACCAAAAAGAGGACGTAG
- a CDS encoding S-layer homology domain-containing protein: MKIAMMICVLLFAGTALAGIASADSPFPDTHKHWAKSSIQWALAKNMVVGYPDGTFKPDHIVTEAEFLAMLLRMFENTKLEVETLEYLTRAEAVQFLKNIATSGLHSMKKRPNQPEDYPNLHPYK; encoded by the coding sequence ATGAAGATCGCCATGATGATCTGTGTGCTGCTCTTCGCCGGCACAGCGCTGGCAGGTATAGCCAGTGCCGATTCCCCGTTTCCGGATACGCACAAACACTGGGCCAAATCCAGTATTCAGTGGGCTTTGGCCAAAAATATGGTAGTCGGTTACCCGGATGGCACCTTTAAACCCGACCACATCGTAACAGAAGCGGAATTCCTCGCGATGCTGCTCCGCATGTTCGAAAATACAAAGCTGGAGGTCGAAACGCTTGAGTATCTGACCCGGGCGGAAGCCGTTCAGTTTTTAAAAAATATCGCGACCAGCGGACTGCACAGCATGAAAAAACGTCCGAACCAGCCCGAGGATTATCCGAATCTCCATCCCTACAAGTAA
- a CDS encoding response regulator transcription factor: MQILVAEDDLVLGQLIAHLLKKKGGYQVEWVTTGDEAKDYATEAHYDILILDWMLPGIEGVHICKSLREQGYTGAIIMLTAKDTLEDRINGLDAGADDYLVKPFEIDELLARIRAVSRRNFAPIQDQLIQLDTIKVNLTNRTVFDEHREIQLTPREYQLLDLLIRNRGQVLPRELIYERIWGHEAEVSLKTIDATVKLLRKKLNGTSGKDYIQSIRGVGYKLDF; this comes from the coding sequence GTGCAAATCTTGGTTGCCGAGGATGATCTCGTGCTGGGCCAACTGATCGCCCACCTTTTAAAGAAAAAAGGAGGGTATCAGGTAGAGTGGGTCACCACCGGTGATGAAGCGAAAGACTATGCCACGGAAGCCCACTATGACATACTCATTCTCGATTGGATGCTGCCGGGCATAGAAGGCGTACATATTTGCAAGTCCCTGCGAGAGCAAGGCTATACGGGCGCCATCATCATGCTGACCGCAAAAGATACGCTGGAAGACCGGATCAACGGATTGGATGCCGGAGCGGATGATTATCTGGTCAAGCCTTTTGAGATCGACGAATTGCTGGCCAGGATACGTGCCGTCAGCCGGCGAAATTTTGCCCCGATTCAGGATCAACTGATCCAGCTGGATACGATCAAAGTAAACCTGACCAATCGCACCGTGTTTGATGAACATCGCGAAATACAGCTGACGCCGCGAGAGTATCAGCTTCTCGATCTGCTGATACGCAACAGGGGCCAGGTCCTGCCCCGCGAGCTGATCTATGAGCGCATCTGGGGACACGAGGCGGAAGTCTCCCTGAAAACGATCGATGCCACTGTGAAGCTGCTTCGGAAAAAGCTGAACGGGACCAGCGGAAAAGATTATATACAAAGTATTCGCGGGGTGGGATACAAGCTTGATTTCTAA
- a CDS encoding type II toxin-antitoxin system RelE/ParE family toxin, with translation MEKMPGYKIIVSDRARQMLAAHVRFLAEKSPDAARKAKNELLHAIRSLARLPERYPFLEAEFIPSNKYHKMFVEKWYLVLYQIQDEIVYVDFIVDCRQDYRWLVR, from the coding sequence ATGGAAAAGATGCCCGGTTATAAGATCATCGTTTCCGATCGCGCCCGCCAAATGCTGGCGGCTCATGTGCGATTTCTTGCGGAGAAAAGTCCTGATGCGGCGCGGAAAGCGAAAAACGAATTGCTGCATGCGATACGTTCCTTAGCGCGATTGCCGGAACGCTATCCTTTTCTGGAAGCGGAATTTATCCCGTCAAACAAGTATCACAAGATGTTCGTGGAAAAATGGTATCTGGTATTGTATCAAATTCAGGATGAAATCGTGTATGTCGATTTCATTGTAGACTGCCGCCAGGATTACCGTTGGTTGGTAAGATAA
- a CDS encoding uracil-DNA glycosylase, which produces MEMDGNTDVHCPAAWPEELPPAGAEGCPDCGLIRHGTRMVWGEGNPNAPIMVVLDNPGSREDREGRPFVCGTRKTLQKAAQLAGLGQEDLYVTYVLKRQPKKAYEKVVARSICMKHLLDQIESKSPQFIFCLGNVAVQSFFEQGEAEVKRLRKAWHAPRGIPTAVSYHPLAINRRPNLWPSFLEDWQFHCGVPGGTGFAA; this is translated from the coding sequence ATGGAGATGGATGGAAATACGGATGTGCATTGCCCCGCGGCTTGGCCGGAGGAATTGCCGCCGGCAGGGGCAGAGGGCTGCCCGGACTGCGGCTTGATCCGGCACGGGACACGGATGGTATGGGGGGAAGGAAATCCGAATGCACCGATTATGGTGGTGCTTGATAACCCGGGCTCGCGGGAGGATCGGGAAGGGCGCCCCTTTGTCTGCGGCACGCGCAAGACCCTGCAAAAAGCGGCGCAGCTGGCGGGTTTGGGACAGGAGGATCTGTATGTGACCTATGTGCTCAAAAGGCAGCCGAAAAAGGCCTACGAGAAAGTAGTGGCCAGGTCGATCTGCATGAAGCATCTCCTGGATCAAATCGAGAGCAAATCGCCGCAGTTCATCTTCTGCCTGGGCAATGTGGCGGTACAGTCTTTTTTTGAACAGGGGGAAGCGGAGGTGAAAAGGCTGCGGAAAGCCTGGCATGCTCCCCGCGGCATCCCGACTGCGGTTTCCTACCACCCGCTGGCGATCAACCGACGTCCCAACCTGTGGCCCTCTTTTTTGGAAGACTGGCAGTTTCACTGCGGCGTACCGGGGGGAACAGGTTTCGCTGCCTGA
- a CDS encoding bifunctional 4-hydroxy-2-oxoglutarate aldolase/2-dehydro-3-deoxy-phosphogluconate aldolase, protein MDKGRQDLAALIKGGVTALEITVDSPESFEIIQRLARKYGDQAVIGAGTVLDGQTARMAIHHGAEFIFSPNLKQDVIQTALRYGKQPVPGIFTPTEIVQAVEWGAQLVKLFPASSVGANFIKDVMAPLPHVSIIPTGGVNLENAAEFIAAGAVAVGIGRNLVPSWDDYEGIESRAREYVALIQAARNRS, encoded by the coding sequence GTGGACAAAGGAAGGCAAGACCTGGCCGCTTTGATTAAAGGCGGAGTGACGGCATTGGAGATTACGGTAGATTCTCCCGAGTCGTTTGAGATCATCCAACGACTGGCGAGGAAATACGGAGACCAGGCCGTGATCGGAGCCGGCACGGTTCTGGACGGTCAAACGGCCCGGATGGCGATTCATCACGGAGCGGAGTTTATTTTTAGCCCGAACTTGAAACAAGACGTGATTCAAACAGCTCTCCGGTATGGAAAACAGCCGGTGCCAGGAATATTCACGCCCACGGAAATCGTACAGGCTGTGGAATGGGGCGCCCAACTGGTAAAATTGTTTCCCGCTTCATCAGTGGGGGCCAATTTTATCAAGGATGTCATGGCACCACTGCCGCATGTATCGATTATTCCCACTGGGGGAGTCAATCTTGAAAATGCAGCGGAGTTTATCGCGGCGGGCGCCGTCGCAGTAGGGATCGGCCGGAACTTGGTGCCGTCCTGGGATGATTACGAGGGAATCGAATCGCGTGCGCGGGAATATGTGGCGTTGATCCAAGCGGCGCGCAACAGATCATAG
- a CDS encoding RraA family protein, with amino-acid sequence MKDILSMFAEIPTPCISDAMQGLNNLDPSIKPLREHDKIAGRAFTVKMPVGDNHAVLRAIREAKPGDVLIIDAKGDTYRAVAGDFVVGMAKTLGISGIVVDGVIRDIQGILDLQFPVFCKGTTVAASAKAGGGEVNVPISCGGVAVHPGDIIVGDADGVVVVPQNLETVILSKALEKMKKDQERADLVSGNPEAVRKYLDSVLGK; translated from the coding sequence ATGAAGGACATCCTGAGCATGTTTGCGGAAATCCCGACCCCTTGCATATCCGATGCCATGCAGGGACTGAATAATTTGGATCCAAGCATTAAGCCATTGAGGGAGCACGATAAAATTGCGGGGAGAGCTTTCACGGTAAAGATGCCCGTCGGCGACAATCATGCGGTTCTTCGGGCCATTCGGGAAGCAAAACCCGGCGACGTCTTGATCATTGACGCAAAGGGAGATACCTACCGGGCGGTTGCCGGCGACTTCGTCGTGGGGATGGCAAAAACCCTGGGAATCAGCGGCATCGTAGTGGACGGAGTCATTCGAGATATACAGGGCATTTTGGATCTGCAATTCCCTGTCTTTTGCAAGGGAACCACAGTCGCTGCCAGTGCCAAAGCCGGCGGAGGGGAAGTTAACGTCCCCATTTCTTGCGGCGGAGTCGCGGTCCACCCCGGAGACATCATTGTAGGAGACGCCGATGGTGTTGTCGTGGTCCCTCAAAACCTGGAGACGGTTATCCTCTCCAAAGCATTGGAAAAGATGAAAAAGGACCAGGAACGGGCAGACCTGGTCTCTGGAAATCCGGAAGCCGTCAGAAAGTATCTCGATTCTGTTCTGGGAAAGTAA
- a CDS encoding type II toxin-antitoxin system Phd/YefM family antitoxin — protein MIIKPSASIRQNYNEIADLCKSSGEPVYLTKNGEGDLVVMDMETFSRRERMLKLREELLAVQEDRLAGRVGVTPDELDTYLEGIIDEVQHGKDARL, from the coding sequence ATGATAATCAAGCCTTCCGCCAGTATCCGGCAAAACTATAATGAAATCGCCGATCTATGCAAATCTTCCGGGGAACCGGTTTATCTGACCAAGAACGGTGAAGGAGATCTCGTCGTGATGGACATGGAGACGTTCTCCCGTCGCGAGAGGATGTTAAAGCTGCGCGAAGAACTGCTCGCTGTGCAAGAGGATCGTTTGGCGGGCCGTGTTGGTGTGACGCCGGATGAACTAGACACTTACCTAGAGGGCATTATTGACGAGGTTCAGCATGGAAAAGATGCCCGGTTATAA